In Catellicoccus marimammalium M35/04/3, the following proteins share a genomic window:
- the arcC gene encoding carbamate kinase, which yields MSQKIVVALGGNAILSKDASAEAQKDALRRTAEQLLKFIQNGDALTISHGNGPQVGNLLLQQQAADSEKNPAMPLDTCVAMTEGSIGFWLQNAMLDLLRQNNIDKDVVSLITQVEVSAEDPAFANPTKPIGPFVTEEEAKQAMAENADTTYKEDAGRGWRKVVASPKPIDICEKNVINSLVNQGVITISVGGGGIPVVKKDNKFVGVEAVIDKDFASEKLAELIDADTLLILTAVDNVYINYNKPDQKKLEEVSVEEAEEYIAQGQFAAGSMLPKVEAALAFVKGHKDRRAVITSLDNIEEFIKNGAGTVIVDR from the coding sequence ATGTCACAAAAAATCGTAGTCGCTTTAGGCGGAAATGCTATTTTATCAAAAGATGCTTCAGCTGAAGCTCAAAAAGATGCTTTACGTCGTACAGCAGAACAATTATTAAAATTCATCCAAAACGGAGATGCATTAACAATCTCTCACGGTAACGGACCTCAAGTAGGTAACTTGTTATTACAACAACAAGCTGCTGATTCAGAAAAAAATCCAGCAATGCCATTAGATACATGTGTAGCTATGACTGAAGGTAGTATCGGTTTCTGGTTACAAAATGCTATGTTAGACTTATTACGTCAAAACAACATTGATAAAGATGTAGTATCTTTAATCACTCAAGTAGAAGTTTCTGCAGAAGATCCAGCATTTGCTAACCCAACAAAACCAATCGGACCATTCGTTACAGAAGAAGAAGCAAAACAAGCAATGGCTGAAAATGCGGATACAACTTATAAAGAAGATGCAGGTCGTGGATGGCGTAAAGTTGTTGCTTCACCAAAACCAATCGACATTTGCGAAAAAAATGTTATCAACTCATTAGTTAACCAAGGCGTAATCACAATCAGCGTTGGTGGTGGGGGAATCCCAGTAGTTAAAAAAGATAACAAATTCGTTGGTGTAGAAGCAGTTATCGACAAAGACTTCGCATCAGAAAAATTAGCTGAATTAATCGATGCAGATACATTATTAATTTTAACTGCTGTAGATAATGTTTACATTAACTACAACAAACCAGATCAAAAGAAATTAGAAGAAGTTTCTGTTGAAGAAGCTGAAGAATACATTGCACAAGGTCAATTTGCTGCAGGAAGCATGTTACCAAAAGTAGAAGCTGCTTTAGCATTCGTTAAAGGACATAAAGACCGTCGTGCAGTAATTACTTCATTAGATAACATTGAAGAATTTATCAAAAACGGTGCAGGTACAGTAATCGTAGACCGTTAA